A stretch of the Uranotaenia lowii strain MFRU-FL chromosome 3, ASM2978415v1, whole genome shotgun sequence genome encodes the following:
- the LOC129756690 gene encoding mRNA turnover protein 4 homolog, whose protein sequence is MPKSRRDKKVSLTKTERKGLSNKQQIIEDIQECRQKYDNVFLFSVQNMRNSKLKDIRTAWKNSRFFFGKNRVMQLGMKFVSDEDDDPKLEKDLDKLREQMVGQCGLLFTSETKDTVLEWFDSYSADEFARSGFKAPKTVKLPAGPLEEFSHAIEPHLRSLGMPTKLERGIVTLYKEFTVCEKNKVLSPEQARILKLLGKPLAKFKVIINCAYTKENGFEEINKRDIEVTQKVKKVLDKKPKRQKQEEKDDDEDDEDEDMSEDEDDEDEEMETDDDDDADEEA, encoded by the exons ATGCCGAAGTCCAGAAGAGATAAGAAAG TATCATTAACCAAAACGGAACGGAAGGGACTGTCCAACAAGCAACAGATTATCGAGGACATCCAGGAGTGCCGGCAGAAGTATgacaatgtttttctattttccGTTCAGAACATGCGTAACAGTAAACTGAAAGACATTCGGACGGCTTGGAAGAACTCCCGCTTTTTCTTTGGCAAAAATCGAGTCATGCAGCTGGGAATGAAGTTTGTATCGGACGAAGATGATGATCCAAAGTTGGAAAAGGACCTGGACAAGCTGCGGGAACAGATGGTGGGCCAGTGTGGTCTCCTTTTCACATCAGAAACGAAAGATACCGTCCTAGAATGGTTCGATTCCTACTCGGCCGATGAGTTTGCCAGAAGCGGGTTTAAGGCGCCAAAAACGGTAAAGTTGCCGGCAGGTCCTCTGGAAGAATTTTCCCATGCCATCGAACCACATTTGCGATCCCTCGGGATGCCTACGAAACTTGAAAGAGGTATCGTAACGTTGTACAAAGAATTCACAGTTTGCGAGAAAAATAAGGTGCTTAGCCCGGAACAGGCTAGGATACTGAAACTGTTGGGGAAGCCGCTGGCCAAGTTCAAGGTCATCATCAACTGTGCCTATACCAAGGAGAATGGTTTCGAGGAAATCAACAAACGGGACATCGAGGTGACCCAGAAGGTCAAGAAGGTGTTGGATAAAAAACCGAAGCGACAGAAGCAGGAGGAAAAggatgatgatgaagatgacgAGGATGAAGACATGAGCGAGGATGAGGATGATGAGGACGAGGAAATGGAAAcggacgacgatgatgatgcgGATGAGGAAGCGTAG